A genomic segment from Propioniciclava sp. MC1595 encodes:
- a CDS encoding thiamine pyrophosphate-binding protein, with protein sequence MNDKAAMHTSTEGHEVPAESLGSEGPNGGDILVQVMKDAGVDVAFGVISIHNLPLVQAVDRELRFVPMRHEAAVINAADAYARTTGRIGVALTSTGTGAGNAAGSMLEALTAGSRVLHVTGNVNANLIGEHTGAYHEVPRQLAMLQAVSQHAMRIETARQARAVLTDAVRLLDTAPHGPVSVDWPIDLQYTADPDAQNKVDEREPAVRTGAQRDVERAAKVLREAKRPLIWAGGGARRVGPPLTVLAEVWGAGVLTGTNGRGSVPEDHPLVIGNFASDEAVAELIAEADCLLTIGSHLRPSETRNGDLPLPATHVQIDLDADALGRNFPVTVGVQADATVAVPALVEALGEIAIDPDWTGRVAEAAASARKNLKGAIGAYAPICDALRKRLPRHSPIVRDVTIPGSSWGNRLLAVHDATDNVFAAGGGIGQGLAMAVGAAVARPEVPVLAMVGDGGLAVHLGELAVLAGEKPHVVLVVFNDGGYGVLRNMQAAAGDPRHGVDLATPDFGRLARAFGLRHTLVGDPEAFDKALKKALKKPRPSVIEVDVLALDPAPAAMVPPVEVP encoded by the coding sequence GTGAACGACAAGGCAGCCATGCACACGTCCACCGAGGGCCACGAGGTCCCCGCCGAGTCCCTGGGCAGCGAGGGCCCGAACGGGGGCGACATCCTCGTGCAGGTGATGAAGGACGCCGGCGTCGACGTCGCGTTCGGGGTGATCAGCATCCACAACCTGCCGCTGGTGCAGGCGGTCGACCGCGAGCTGCGGTTCGTCCCGATGCGCCACGAGGCCGCCGTGATCAACGCCGCCGACGCCTACGCCCGCACGACCGGGCGCATCGGCGTCGCCCTCACCTCCACTGGCACCGGCGCGGGCAACGCGGCCGGGTCGATGCTCGAGGCGCTGACCGCGGGCAGCCGGGTGCTGCACGTCACCGGCAACGTCAACGCGAACCTGATCGGCGAACACACCGGCGCCTACCACGAGGTGCCGCGCCAGCTGGCGATGCTGCAGGCCGTCTCCCAGCACGCGATGCGGATCGAGACCGCCCGCCAGGCGCGGGCGGTACTCACCGACGCCGTGCGGCTGCTCGACACCGCACCTCACGGGCCGGTCAGCGTCGACTGGCCGATCGACCTGCAGTACACCGCCGATCCCGACGCCCAGAACAAGGTGGACGAGCGCGAGCCGGCCGTCCGCACCGGTGCCCAGCGCGACGTCGAGCGCGCGGCCAAGGTGCTGCGCGAGGCGAAGCGGCCCCTGATCTGGGCCGGCGGCGGCGCCCGCCGCGTCGGCCCTCCCCTGACCGTGCTCGCCGAGGTGTGGGGCGCCGGCGTGCTGACCGGGACGAACGGCCGCGGCTCCGTCCCCGAGGACCACCCCCTCGTCATCGGCAACTTCGCCTCCGACGAGGCGGTCGCCGAGCTCATCGCCGAGGCCGACTGCCTGCTCACGATCGGCAGCCACCTGCGCCCCAGCGAGACCCGCAACGGCGACCTGCCGCTGCCGGCCACGCACGTTCAGATCGATCTGGACGCCGACGCCCTGGGCCGGAACTTCCCGGTCACGGTGGGGGTGCAGGCGGACGCCACTGTCGCCGTACCGGCGCTGGTCGAGGCGCTCGGCGAGATCGCCATCGACCCGGACTGGACCGGCCGCGTGGCCGAGGCCGCGGCATCCGCACGGAAGAACCTGAAGGGCGCGATCGGGGCGTACGCGCCGATCTGCGACGCGCTGCGGAAGCGGCTGCCACGGCACTCGCCCATCGTGCGGGACGTGACGATCCCCGGCAGCTCGTGGGGCAACCGGCTGCTGGCCGTGCACGACGCCACCGACAACGTGTTCGCCGCGGGCGGCGGCATCGGGCAGGGGCTGGCGATGGCGGTCGGCGCCGCGGTCGCGCGCCCCGAGGTTCCCGTGCTCGCGATGGTCGGCGACGGCGGGCTCGCGGTGCACCTGGGCGAGCTGGCCGTGCTGGCCGGTGAGAAGCCGCACGTCGTGCTCGTGGTGTTCAACGACGGCGGCTACGGGGTGCTGCGCAACATGCAGGCCGCGGCCGGCGACCCGCGCCACGGCGTCGACTTGGCCACGCCCGACTTCGGCCGGCTCGCCCGGGCGTTCGGCCTGCGCCACACGCTCGTGGGTGACCCCGAGGCGTTCGACAAGGCCTTGAAGAAGGCGTTGAAGAAGCCGCGCCCGTCGGTGATCGAGGTGGACGTGCTCGCCCTGGACCCCGCCCCCGCCGCGATGGTTCCGCCGGTCGAGGTGCCCTGA
- a CDS encoding DUF5997 family protein produces MSQTMKPATAASKLGILLGAAPEEFRTTPITRAELDALREDPPQWLVDLRRNGPFPRDVVAAKLGVSKSGLARARMTEPLDADQVGALLADPPAWLVRERETHREVVAEQERLREQRDR; encoded by the coding sequence GTGAGCCAAACCATGAAGCCCGCGACGGCGGCCAGCAAGCTCGGCATCCTGCTGGGCGCGGCGCCCGAGGAGTTCCGGACGACGCCGATCACCCGTGCCGAGTTGGACGCCCTGCGCGAGGACCCGCCGCAGTGGCTGGTCGACCTGCGCCGCAACGGCCCGTTCCCGCGCGACGTGGTGGCCGCCAAGCTGGGCGTCTCGAAGTCGGGCCTGGCGCGCGCCCGCATGACCGAGCCGCTGGACGCCGACCAGGTCGGCGCGCTGCTCGCCGACCCGCCCGCGTGGCTCGTCCGCGAGCGGGAGACCCACCGCGAGGTCGTCGCCGAGCAGGAGCGCCTGCGGGAGCAGCGCGACCGCTGA
- a CDS encoding LysR substrate-binding domain-containing protein, whose protein sequence is MSESPATRPTSPDALRVGHVPGVTLTKWRTRWDERLAARLDVVEVTEADQRRVLVDDAVDLCFVRLPIDREGLHAIPLYDEVTVAWVSKDHPVAAYGEVTLADLADETLLTDLDAVAIDRVNAGAVLLVPMSVARSASRRDLVHRPVTDAEPTSISLAWRTDNEHPLIDEFIGIVRGRTANSSRTQAERAASTPKPKPQRLSSPGKRPGNAPRPPKVRKKRR, encoded by the coding sequence GTGAGCGAGTCCCCAGCCACCCGGCCCACGAGCCCGGACGCCCTCCGCGTGGGCCACGTGCCCGGCGTCACCCTCACCAAGTGGCGCACCCGCTGGGACGAGCGCCTGGCCGCCCGGCTGGACGTCGTCGAGGTCACCGAGGCCGACCAGCGCCGCGTGCTCGTCGACGACGCGGTGGACCTGTGCTTCGTCCGGCTGCCCATCGACCGTGAGGGCCTGCACGCGATCCCGCTCTACGACGAGGTGACCGTGGCCTGGGTCTCCAAGGACCACCCGGTCGCGGCCTACGGCGAGGTCACCCTCGCCGACCTCGCCGACGAAACCCTCCTCACCGACTTGGACGCCGTGGCCATCGACCGCGTCAACGCGGGTGCGGTGCTGCTGGTGCCGATGTCCGTGGCCCGCTCGGCGAGCCGCCGCGACCTCGTGCACCGGCCCGTGACCGACGCCGAGCCGACCTCGATCTCCCTGGCCTGGCGCACCGACAACGAGCACCCGCTGATCGACGAGTTCATCGGTATCGTTCGCGGGCGCACCGCGAACTCCTCGCGCACGCAGGCCGAGCGAGCGGCGAGCACTCCCAAGCCCAAGCCCCAGCGCTTGTCGAGCCCGGGCAAGCGGCCCGGGAACGCCCCGCGGCCCCCGAAGGTCAGGAAGAAGCGCCGCTGA
- a CDS encoding histidine phosphatase family protein, translating to MEKPLAAEGQSRGIVELVLVRHGESVGNVADREAIAAKAHRLDLEARDADVELSEEGQKQADALGEHLASLPKDQRPTIVVSSPYQRARSTAERALAALDLEVVIDERIRERELGIFDGVTWYGIEATHPEESARRARVGKFYYRPPGGESWADVILRVRSILVELQERFHGERVWLFSHEAVILAFRYVVEGLDEKRVVALQKEEPLANCSMTRYRAVDGALQLVRADDTRPVEESDEAHVTHETDDAAEDAGAGQDI from the coding sequence GTGGAGAAGCCGTTGGCAGCAGAGGGTCAGAGCCGGGGGATCGTCGAGCTGGTGCTCGTCCGCCACGGCGAGAGCGTGGGCAACGTCGCCGACCGCGAGGCCATCGCCGCGAAGGCGCACCGCCTCGACCTGGAGGCGCGCGACGCCGACGTCGAGCTGTCGGAGGAGGGCCAGAAGCAGGCCGACGCCCTCGGCGAGCACCTGGCTTCACTGCCCAAGGACCAGCGCCCCACCATCGTGGTCAGCTCGCCCTACCAGCGGGCCCGGTCGACCGCCGAGCGCGCGCTGGCCGCGCTCGACCTCGAGGTCGTCATCGACGAGCGCATCCGCGAGCGCGAGCTGGGCATCTTCGACGGCGTCACTTGGTACGGCATCGAGGCCACGCACCCCGAGGAGTCCGCGCGCCGGGCCCGGGTGGGCAAGTTCTACTACCGGCCCCCGGGCGGGGAGAGCTGGGCCGACGTGATCCTGCGGGTGCGGTCGATCCTGGTCGAGCTGCAGGAGCGGTTCCACGGGGAGCGCGTGTGGCTGTTCAGCCACGAGGCGGTGATCCTGGCGTTCCGCTACGTGGTCGAGGGGCTGGACGAGAAGCGCGTGGTGGCCCTGCAGAAGGAGGAACCGCTCGCGAACTGCTCGATGACCCGCTACCGGGCCGTCGACGGCGCGCTGCAGCTGGTGCGCGCCGACGACACGCGCCCGGTCGAGGAGTCCGACGAGGCGCACGTCACCCACGAGACCGACGACGCGGCGGAGGACGCCGGGGCGGGGCAGGACATATGA
- a CDS encoding NAD(P)H-hydrate dehydratase produces MTRPGGTVITPAVLREWPLPGVEGGKESHGRALVVGGSVQNPGALILAAEASLRAGAGKSQVVAPDPVAVPIGVAVPEALVQGGPVAGSGDLAPGASGFVAELCPEAEAVLIGPGLLDPAGAADLVAACVPHVSSVLVLDALGLAWVTPDPSRVRDFAGRCVLSPNLAELALVLGEDADAVEADQAGATLRLAAATGAVVTSGGTTTWIATPEGALWRAEDGGPGLGVSGSGDVKAGIVLGLCARGADPAQAAVWGAYLHGAIGGRLASRYGPYGYLSRELPAEIPQALLEVAR; encoded by the coding sequence ATGACCCGGCCCGGCGGCACCGTCATCACACCGGCGGTCCTGCGCGAGTGGCCGCTGCCGGGGGTCGAGGGCGGCAAGGAGTCCCACGGACGGGCCTTGGTCGTGGGCGGGTCGGTCCAGAACCCGGGTGCGCTCATCCTGGCGGCCGAGGCGTCCCTGCGGGCCGGGGCGGGCAAGTCGCAGGTCGTCGCGCCTGACCCCGTGGCCGTCCCGATCGGGGTCGCCGTGCCCGAGGCGTTGGTGCAGGGCGGGCCGGTGGCGGGGTCCGGCGACCTGGCGCCCGGGGCGTCCGGGTTCGTCGCGGAGCTGTGCCCCGAGGCCGAGGCCGTGCTCATCGGCCCCGGCCTGCTCGACCCGGCCGGGGCCGCCGACCTCGTCGCCGCGTGCGTGCCGCACGTCAGCTCGGTGCTCGTGCTGGACGCCCTCGGCCTGGCCTGGGTGACCCCCGACCCCTCCCGGGTGCGGGACTTCGCCGGGCGGTGCGTGCTGTCCCCGAACCTCGCCGAACTCGCCCTCGTCCTGGGCGAGGACGCCGACGCCGTCGAGGCTGACCAGGCCGGCGCCACCCTGCGCCTGGCCGCGGCCACGGGCGCCGTGGTCACGTCGGGCGGCACGACGACCTGGATCGCCACCCCCGAGGGCGCCCTCTGGCGCGCCGAGGACGGCGGCCCCGGCCTGGGCGTGAGCGGATCGGGCGACGTGAAGGCCGGCATCGTCCTCGGGTTGTGCGCCCGCGGCGCCGACCCCGCGCAGGCGGCGGTGTGGGGCGCGTACCTGCATGGCGCCATCGGCGGACGCCTCGCGTCGCGGTACGGCCCCTACGGCTACCTGTCGCGGGAGCTCCCCGCCGAGATCCCGCAGGCGCTGCTCGAGGTCGCGCGCTGA
- a CDS encoding antibiotic biosynthesis monooxygenase, with product MTILKINAITVPADSGDELARRFAQRAGAVDGQDGFEGFELLKPLDADRHVWLVMTRWRDEESFQGWLSSRDFTASHGGRDTEVAREHRHGEAPPVDAPAEGERPQRPVGMSAELWSYEVVDLT from the coding sequence ATGACGATTCTCAAGATCAACGCGATCACGGTGCCCGCCGACAGCGGCGACGAGCTGGCCCGCCGCTTCGCCCAGCGCGCCGGCGCCGTCGACGGCCAGGACGGCTTCGAGGGCTTCGAGCTGCTCAAGCCCCTGGACGCCGACCGCCACGTCTGGCTGGTGATGACCCGCTGGCGGGACGAGGAGTCCTTCCAGGGCTGGCTCAGCTCGCGCGACTTCACCGCCTCGCACGGTGGGCGCGACACCGAGGTCGCCCGCGAGCACCGTCACGGCGAGGCTCCGCCGGTCGACGCGCCGGCCGAGGGCGAGCGCCCCCAGCGACCGGTCGGCATGAGCGCCGAACTCTGGAGCTACGAGGTCGTCGACCTCACCTGA